Proteins encoded in a region of the Raphanus sativus cultivar WK10039 chromosome 8, ASM80110v3, whole genome shotgun sequence genome:
- the LOC108823113 gene encoding flavin-containing monooxygenase FMO GS-OX-like 1 — translation MTQPRSCSVNARACHVAVIGLGAAGLVAARELRREGHTVIAFEREKQIGGLWVYTDRVEHDSVSLEPDRTIVHSSIYKSLRTNLPRECMGYSDFPFVFRPGDGESRDPRRYPDHREVMMYLQDFSKEFRIEEMVQFETEVVRVEPAEEKWRVTYRNSRGVSGEETFDAVVVCNGHFTEPRLAHIPGIDSWPGKQIHSHNYRIPVPFKDQVVVVIGSQSSGNDISKDIATMAKEVHVSSKAISSNSYVEYTGQKNLRIHPTIYRACEDGSVVFRNGRVVYADVIVHCTGYKYHFPFLETNGYVTVEDNRVGPLYKHVFPPALAPGISFIGLPFMGLQFFMFEMQSKWVASVLSGRVKLPSEDKMMEDAVAFYGKLEALGIPKRYTHFLTDPRGNPMLGTFNPHDAAVISQSDYFNGIAEHCGCPSIESWRERQYNVAIKKLFFGGDSYRDQWDDDQLIEEVYREFAKLNANQDLSS, via the exons ATGACACAACCACGTTCCTGCTCAGTCAACGCACGTGCTTGTCACGTGGCTGTGATCGGACTCGGAGCCGCTGGGCTCGTGGCGGCTCGAGAGCTTCGCCGTGAAGGTCACACGGTCATCGCGTTCGAGCGTGAGAAACAGATCGGAGGACTATGGGTGTACACCGACAGAGTCGAACACGACTCAGTGAGCCTCGAACCGGATCGAACCATCGTCCACTCGAGCATCTACAAGTCCCTCCGCACGAACCTCCCTCGGGAGTGTATGGGTTACAGCGACTTCCCGTTCGTGTTCCGACCCGGAGACGGCGAGTCCAGGGACCCCAGACGGTACCCGGATCACAGGGAAGTCATGATGTACCTGCAAGACTTCTCCAAAGAGTTCAGGATCGAGGAGATGGTCCAGTTCGAGACGGAGGTGGTTCGAGTGGAGCCGGCGGAGGAGAAATGGAGAGTTACTTACAGAAACTCAAGAGGTGTCTCCGGTGAGGAAACTTTCGATGCAGTTGTTGTTTGCAATGGGCACTTCACTGAGCCTCGTCTTGCTCATATTCCTg GTATAGATTCATGGCCAGGGAAGCAAATCCATAGCCACAATTATCGGATTCCAGTCCCATTCAAAGATCAA GTGGTGGTAGTGATAGGAAGCCAATCCAGTGGAAACGACATTAGCAAGGACATAGCAACAATGGCCAAAGAAGTCCACGTCTCGTCGAAAGCTATTTCGTCCAATTCTTACGTGGAGTACACCGGTCAAAAAAATCTACGGATTCATCCCACG ATATACCGCGCCTGCGAGGATGGTTCAGTGGTGTTTAGAAACGGGAGAGTTGTTTATGCTGATGTCATAGTTCATTGCACTGGTTACAAGTACCATTTCCCGTTTCTTGAAACCAACGGTTATGTGACCGTCGAGGATAATCGTGTTGGACCGCTTTACAAGCATGTTTTCCCGCCCGCGCTTGCTCCTGGGATCTCCTTTATCGGTTTACCTTTCATG GGGCTTCAGTTCTTTATGTTTGAAATGCAAAGCAAGTGGGTAGCTTCAGTTCTGTCTGGACGGGTTAAGCTTCCTTCGGAGGATAAGATGATGGAAGACGCAGTAGCTTTCTATGGGAAGCTTGAAGCCTTGGGGATTCCCAAGAGATATACACATTTTCTAACTGATCCTCGAGGGAATCCAATGCTCGGGACATTTAATCCACATGATGCGGCTGTGATCTCTCAAAGCGATTACTTCAATGGGATCGCAGAACATTGTGGTTGCCCGTCCATAGAAAGTTGGAGAGAGCGACAATACAATGTTGCCATCAAGAAACTTTTCTTTGGTGGCGACAGTTATCGTGATCAATGGGATGATGATCAACTTATCGAAGAAGTGTACCGCGAATTCGCAAAATTAAATGCAAACCAAGATCTTTCTTCTTGA
- the LOC108821021 gene encoding NAC domain-containing protein 7 isoform X1 — MNSFSHVPPGFRFHPTDEELVDYYLRKKVASKRIEIDFIKDIDLYKIEPWDLQELCKIGHEEQSDWYFFSHKDKKYPTGTRTNRATKAGFWKATGRDKAIYLRHNLIGMRKTLVFYKGRAPNGQKSDWIMHEYRLETDENGTPHEEGWVVCRVFKKRLAAVRRMGDYDSSPSHWYDDQLSFMSSELETNGPRRILPNHQHQHQYHLPYGFSASAYALNSPNLLCKQELQYNHLVQNHHLLHESPLSFLQLPQLEIPIQSQDNSNSNYFPYETSNNDTNSSHIANLQQSNLAHEEQLNQGNQVFSSPYINSGNEQTMDQVTDWRVLDKFVASQLSNEEAATASASLQNNAKDTSNLEYQVDEEKEEERVSDMGEEYDASTSSSCQIDLWK, encoded by the exons ATGAATTCATTTTCACACGTCCCTCCGGGTTTTAGATTCCACCCAACAGACGAAGAACTTGTAGACTACTACCTGAGGAAAAAAGTTGCATCCAAGAGAATAGAAATCGATTTCATAAAGGATATTGATCTTTACAAGATTGAGCCATGGGATCTTCAAG AGTTGTGCAAAATTGGGCATGAAGAGCAGAGTGATTGGTACTTCTTTAGCCATAAAGACAAAAAGTATCCCACAGGGACTCGAACCAATAGAGCAACGAAAGCAGGGTTTTGGAAAGCCACTGGAAGAGATAAGGCTATATACTTGAGGCATAATCTTATTGGTATGAGGAAAACACTTGTATTTTACAAGGGAAGAGCTCCAAATGGACAAAAATCTGATTGGATCATGCATGAGTACCGCTTAGAAACCGATGAAAATGGAACTCCTCAT GAAGAAGGATGGGTTGTGTGTAGGGTTTTCAAGAAGAGATTGGCTGCAGTTAGACGCATGGGAGATTACGACTCATCACCTTCACATTGGTATGATGATCAGCTCTCTTTTATGTCCTCTGAGCTCGAGACAAACGGTCCACGTCGAATTCTACCCAATCATCAGCACCAGCACCAATATCATTTACCATATGGCTTCAGTGCATCTGCTTACGCTCTCAACAGCCCTAACTTGCTATGCAAACAAGAGCTACAATACAACCACCTGGTACaaaatcaccatcttcttcatgAATCTCCTTTATCATTCCTCCAACTTCCTCAGCTTGAAATCCCTATCCAATCACAAGATAATAGTAATAGCAACTATTTTCCTTACGAAACAAGCAACAACGATACTAACTCCAGCCATATTGCTAACTTGCAGCAGTCTAATCTCGCGCATGAGGAACAATTGAATCAAGGGAATCAGGTTTTCAGCTCTCCATACATTAATAGTGGGAACGAGCAAACGATGGACCAGGTCACGGACTGGAGAGTTCTTGATAAATTTGTAGCTTCTCAGCTAAGCAACGAAGAGGCCGCCACAGCTTCTGCTTCTCTACAGAACAATGCCAAGGACACAAGCAACCTTGAGTACCAAGTTGATGAAGAAAAAGAGGAGGAAAGGGTTTCCGACATGGGAGAAGAATACGATGCTTCTACTTCTTCGAGTTGTCAGATTGATCTGTGGAAGTGA
- the LOC108821021 gene encoding NAC domain-containing protein 7 isoform X2, whose amino-acid sequence MNSFSHVPPGFRFHPTDEELVDYYLRKKVASKRIEIDFIKDIDLYKIEPWDLQELCKIGHEEQSDWYFFSHKDKKYPTGTRTNRATKAGFWKATGRDKAIYLRHNLIGMRKTLVFYKGRAPNGQKSDWIMHEYRLETDENGTPHEEGWVVCRVFKKRLAAVRRMGDYDSSPSHWYDDQLSFMSSELETNGPRRILPNHQHQHQYHLPYGFSASAYALNSPNLLCKQELQYNHLQSNLAHEEQLNQGNQVFSSPYINSGNEQTMDQVTDWRVLDKFVASQLSNEEAATASASLQNNAKDTSNLEYQVDEEKEEERVSDMGEEYDASTSSSCQIDLWK is encoded by the exons ATGAATTCATTTTCACACGTCCCTCCGGGTTTTAGATTCCACCCAACAGACGAAGAACTTGTAGACTACTACCTGAGGAAAAAAGTTGCATCCAAGAGAATAGAAATCGATTTCATAAAGGATATTGATCTTTACAAGATTGAGCCATGGGATCTTCAAG AGTTGTGCAAAATTGGGCATGAAGAGCAGAGTGATTGGTACTTCTTTAGCCATAAAGACAAAAAGTATCCCACAGGGACTCGAACCAATAGAGCAACGAAAGCAGGGTTTTGGAAAGCCACTGGAAGAGATAAGGCTATATACTTGAGGCATAATCTTATTGGTATGAGGAAAACACTTGTATTTTACAAGGGAAGAGCTCCAAATGGACAAAAATCTGATTGGATCATGCATGAGTACCGCTTAGAAACCGATGAAAATGGAACTCCTCAT GAAGAAGGATGGGTTGTGTGTAGGGTTTTCAAGAAGAGATTGGCTGCAGTTAGACGCATGGGAGATTACGACTCATCACCTTCACATTGGTATGATGATCAGCTCTCTTTTATGTCCTCTGAGCTCGAGACAAACGGTCCACGTCGAATTCTACCCAATCATCAGCACCAGCACCAATATCATTTACCATATGGCTTCAGTGCATCTGCTTACGCTCTCAACAGCCCTAACTTGCTATGCAAACAAGAGCTACAATACAACCACCTG CAGTCTAATCTCGCGCATGAGGAACAATTGAATCAAGGGAATCAGGTTTTCAGCTCTCCATACATTAATAGTGGGAACGAGCAAACGATGGACCAGGTCACGGACTGGAGAGTTCTTGATAAATTTGTAGCTTCTCAGCTAAGCAACGAAGAGGCCGCCACAGCTTCTGCTTCTCTACAGAACAATGCCAAGGACACAAGCAACCTTGAGTACCAAGTTGATGAAGAAAAAGAGGAGGAAAGGGTTTCCGACATGGGAGAAGAATACGATGCTTCTACTTCTTCGAGTTGTCAGATTGATCTGTGGAAGTGA
- the LOC108819674 gene encoding uncharacterized protein LOC108819674: protein MAIISLDYLKPPDSEIEGHLLRDDCNGSDGEQSNTPPATTVQSTAGNLLPVASSISHDLNSIVEASSPEVDVGELSYNPPNAFVPSIGAWAKPLAFSPPTTPPTPATPLDFDPQYLNNLLDSFWPSITDGIGQNQKKRDQKTAIREFPRIPVPKIPVPELKDDGTLRFPWAARMNPATRNLYRAAKPTFRLDGTPQVTIPSQVLSLGPENKREYVIGQFHRCSLPPGGLIHAVVNRLWGRSCRIGCRKLSESSYLFHIPHDATRDWVIQRSVWHVDDCLLFVSPWKPANSLKVPEVSTIPVWVNLKNVPDCCYSRLGLSHVASGLGEPMQTHKPRLDPTTLGEAKLLVEVELDKPFPKQIALDDKQGNIFLVDVEYTRIPSICGRCGHLGHKEKRCLLPAVQNVETTSVEKIVSNEASEVEPEREQAQSNVASDQVEVQMENSEASLVVAEKAKGDQIIEPTTEAEIEQLQSQKSVELKALSTPSNLPTHSKVTIAIGSNSHSTSPPLSGTVPDPAQTIIMEEIPSPIIVSETRLELGNNPLAFIRTPTHGSPFHYQTELNVQDDGDGFMSDATANLNMSRGGRPIKPLQKYQDMEWNTIRGKGKRGRRGRGYHTP, encoded by the exons ATGGCAATTATTAGTTTGGATT ATCTCAAGCCTCCGGACAGTGAGATTGAAGGTCATCTTCTTCGTGACGACTGTAACGGCAGTGACGGCGAGCAATCCAACACTCCTCCTGCAACCACCGTTCAATCAACCGCTGGGAATCTCCTTCCTGTTGCTTCGTCCATCTCCCATGACCTCAACTCCATAGTTGAAGCATCGTCACCCGAGGTGGATGTCGGGGAACTGTCTTATAATCCACCAAATGCTTTCGTTCCATCGATTGGAGCATGGGCCAAACCTCTCGCGTTCTCACCACCTACTACTCCTCCAACACCAGCAACGCCGCTGGACTTTGACCCGCAGTACCTTAACAACTTACTTGACTCTTTCTGGCCGTCGATAACTGATGGTATTGggcaaaaccagaaaaaaagaGATCAAAAAACTGCTATAAGAGAGTTTCCACGCATCCCAGTTCCAAAGATCCCGGTTCCGGAACTTAAGGATGATGGAACACTAAGGTTTCCATGGGCTGCCAGAATGAATCCTGCCACCAGAAACCTGTATCGAGCAGCTAAACCTACCTTCCGGCTTGATGGAACACCCCAGGTTACCATTCCTTCTCAAGTTCTTAGTTTAGGACCAGAGAATAAAAGAGAGTATGTCATCGGTCAGTTCCATCGTTGTTCTCTTCCTCCTGGAGGTTTAATTCATGCTGTAGTTAATAGATTGTGGGGAAGAAGTTGCAGAATAGGGTGTCGTAAGCTTAGCGAGTCATCTTATTTGTTTCACATTCCTCATGATGCAACACGAGACTGGGTAATTCAGAGAAGTGTATGGCATGTTGATGATTGTTTGCTATTTGTTTCGCCGTGGAAGCCAGCAAACTCACTTAAGGTCCCTGAAGTTTCTACTATCCCGGTTTGGGTAAACTTAAAAAATGTTCCGGATTGTTGCTACTCAAGATTAGGTCTGAGTCATGTGGCATCAGGACTTGGTGAGCCTATGCAAACGCATAAACCTCGCCTTGATCCGACTACTTTGGGAGAAGCAAAGCTGTTAGTCGAAGTAGAACTTGACAAGCCTTTCCCTAAGCAAATTGCTTTGGATGACAAACAaggtaatatatttttggtggaTGTTGAGTACACAAGGATTCCGAGTATATGTGGTAGATGTGGGCACTTAGGACATAAAGAGAAAAGATGTCTTCTACCAGCAGTTCAGAATGTGGAAACAACTTCAGTGGAGAAGATTGTGTCTAATGAAGCATCAGAGGTTGAACCTGAAAGGGAACAAGCTCAGTCCAATGTTGCATCAGATCAAGTGGAGGTACAAATGGAAAATTCAGAAGCAAGTTTGGTTGTAGCTGAAAAAGCAAAAGGTGATCAGATTATAGAACCCACTACAGAGGCCGAAATTGAACAACTGCAATCACAAAAGAGTGTTGAGCTGAAGGCTCTTTCAACACCGTCAAACTTGCCCACCCACTCTAAGGTAACAATAGCCATTGGCTCCAACTCTCACTCCACTTCACCACCATTATCAGGTACTGTTCCTGATCCGGCTCAAACTATTATTATGGAAGAAATTCCATCACCTATTATTGTTTCCGAGACCCGTTTGGAATTGGGAAACAATCCGTTGGCATTTATCCGCACACCTACACATGGCAGCCCTTTTCACTATCAAACTGAGCTAAATGTGCAGGATGATGGAGATGGGTTTATGAGTGATGCTACGGCAAATCTTAACATGTCAAGGGGTGGGAGGCCAATAAAACCACTTCAAAAGTATCAAGATATGGAATGGAATACGATACGAGGGAAAGGTAAACGAGGTCGTAGAGGCCGTGGTTACCATACTCCTTAG
- the LOC108819583 gene encoding probable calcium-binding protein CML13, whose product MGKDGLSDDQVSSMKEAFMLFDTDGDGKIAPSELGILMRSLGGNPTQAQLKSIANSESLTSPFDFERFLDLMAKHLKTEPFDRQLRDAFKVLDKEGSGFVAVADLRHILTSIGEKLEPNEFDEWIKEVDVGSDGKIRYEDFIARMVAK is encoded by the coding sequence ATGGGCAAGGACGGATTGAGCGACGACCAGGTCTCCTCAATGAAGGAAGCCTTCATGCTCTTCGACACCGACGGCGACGGCAAAATCGCGCCGTCGGAGCTCGGGATCCTGATGCGATCCCTCGGCGGGAACCCGACCCAGGCCCAGCTGAAATCCATCGCCAACTCCGAGAGCCTCACGTCTCCGTTCGATTTCGAGAGGTTCCTCGATCTGATGGCGAAGCACCTGAAGACGGAGCCGTTCGATCGCCAGCTCCGAGATGCTTTCAAGGTGCTCGACAAGGAAGGGAGTGGATTCGTGGCGGTTGCGGATCTGAGGCATATATTGACGAGTATCGGGGAGAAGCTGGAGCCGAATGAGTTCGATGAGTGGATCAAGGAGGTGGATGTTGGATCCGATGGGAAGATCCGGTACGAGGATTTCATTGCCAGGATGGTTGCTAAGTAG
- the LOC108821569 gene encoding uncharacterized protein LOC108821569 — protein sequence MKLVWSPETASKAYLDTVRSCENLETPDAAELISAMAAGWNVKLIVETWSYGDAIASSVGLNVASQHANAKHICIVQNTLSESSYLQAIQESSSLLNLPETIIAEAPQSAMKEIQGIDFLVVDWRNKEFAAGVLRNAAFGSRGAVVVCRNMYSRSASGFSWTRALIDREVVRTVTLPVTGGIEIAHVAARNSGKSENKKRRWITHVDQESGEEHVFSI from the exons ATGAAACTGGTTTGGTCTCCTGAAACTGCATCTAAGGCTTACTTAGACACCGTTAGATCT tgCGAGAATCTTGAAACACCTGACGCGGCAGAGCTAATATCGGCGATGGCGGCCGGATGGAACGTGAAGCTGATCGTGGAAACTTGGTCATACGGAGACGCTATAGCCTCGAGTGTTGGCTTAAACGTCGCGAGCCAACACGCGAACGCGAAACACATATGCATCGTACAAAACACGTTATCAGAATCATCTTATCTCCAAGCCATTCAAGAATCTTCATCTCTCTTGAACTTACCAGAGACGATCATCGCTGAAGCCCCTCAAAGCGCGATGAAGGAGATACAAGGAATCGACTTCTTGGTCGTGGATTGGCGGAACAAGGAGTTCGCAGCGGGTGTGTTGAGGAACGCTGCGTTTGGAAGCAGAGGAGCGGTTGTGGTTTGTAGAAATATGTATTCGAGAAGTGCTTCAGGTTTTAGCTGGACAAGGGCTTTAATAGACCGGGAAGTTGTTAGAACGGTGACTCTTCCGGTCACTGGAGGTATTGAGATAGCTCATGTGGCGGCTAGGAACTCGGGGAAGAGTGAgaacaagaagagaagatgGATCACACATGTTGATCAGGAATCGGGAGAGGAACATGTATTTAGTATTTAG